One stretch of Chitinophaga pendula DNA includes these proteins:
- a CDS encoding helix-turn-helix domain-containing protein, translating to MAGNLPLKIKGISELLRLRGLPDTKHPLISILNTEALKRQSGNTGIVVTTDFYFIGMGNSAQSCLRMKYGQEEYDFDKGIMNFIAPGRVFSFNAGQAEDVNVFGWLLLLHPDFLWNHPLAAKMKQYEFFDYSTNEALFLSDSETQTIGGLFSNIQQEYLTNIDTFSQDIILSLIESLLGYAARFYQRQFITRKITHHGIVSQLDALLEKAFTPEVLEEKGIPTVKEISSQLNISPNYLSGLLKTLTGNSTQQHIQEKIIEKAKERLIVTDLSVNEIAFELGFEYPQSFSKLFRTKTNLSPLEFRKAGRF from the coding sequence ATGGCTGGAAATCTGCCCCTGAAAATAAAAGGTATCAGCGAGCTGTTGCGACTGCGAGGATTACCCGATACCAAACATCCGCTTATCAGCATACTCAATACTGAAGCGCTCAAGAGACAATCGGGCAACACCGGCATCGTAGTAACGACGGATTTCTATTTCATCGGCATGGGCAACTCCGCACAGTCCTGCCTGAGAATGAAATATGGACAAGAGGAATATGATTTCGACAAAGGGATCATGAACTTTATCGCCCCTGGCAGGGTATTTAGTTTTAATGCCGGCCAGGCAGAGGATGTAAATGTGTTCGGATGGTTGCTGCTGCTCCATCCGGACTTCCTCTGGAACCATCCCCTGGCAGCCAAGATGAAACAATACGAGTTCTTCGATTATTCGACTAATGAAGCCTTGTTTCTCTCCGATAGCGAGACACAGACCATCGGCGGTTTGTTCAGCAACATCCAGCAGGAATATCTTACCAACATCGACACCTTTAGCCAGGATATCATCCTCTCCCTCATCGAATCTTTACTGGGATATGCCGCCCGCTTTTACCAGCGGCAGTTCATTACCCGTAAGATCACCCACCACGGTATCGTCAGCCAGCTGGATGCCTTGCTCGAAAAAGCTTTTACACCCGAAGTACTGGAAGAAAAAGGTATCCCTACGGTAAAAGAGATATCCAGCCAGCTGAATATCTCTCCCAACTACCTGAGCGGCCTGCTCAAAACACTCACAGGCAACAGTACACAGCAACACATACAAGAGAAGATCATAGAAAAGGCGAAAGAAAGATTGATCGTGACAGACCTCTCCGTCAACGAAATCGCTTTCGAACTGGGTTTTGAATATCCGCAGTCTTTTTCTAAATTGTTCCGGACAAAAACGAACCTCTCACCGCTGGAGTTCAGAAAAGCAGGCAGGTTCTGA
- a CDS encoding SDR family oxidoreductase — MKIVLTGSLGHISKPLTEILVQQGHQVTLISTDPDKQAQIQAMGAQSAIGSISDLPFLIQTFTGADVVYCMNPLDFTTRAIDAWDRNMDHYVEAIRQSGVKRAIVLSGWIAHLLSSVQPEKKFEALKGVSVTFVRPGPFYSNFYHMKEMIRQQGMIVSNYGGTDRIAFVAPEDIAAAIAAEMNTPATPGAKPLYVVSEEMTCTQAAGIIGAAIGIPDLQWIILPGDQVQQVLEANGISPEAAGLLVEMQEMMHNGKAQKDYDQHTPVTGKRKLQDFAREYATWYHQN; from the coding sequence ATGAAAATCGTACTTACCGGCTCTCTCGGGCATATCAGTAAACCGCTCACAGAAATACTCGTACAGCAAGGACACCAGGTCACCCTCATCAGCACGGATCCTGATAAACAAGCGCAGATACAGGCAATGGGTGCCCAGTCCGCTATCGGCAGCATCAGCGACCTGCCCTTCCTCATACAGACCTTTACCGGGGCAGATGTCGTGTATTGCATGAACCCGCTAGACTTCACAACGAGGGCCATCGATGCCTGGGACAGGAATATGGACCATTACGTAGAGGCCATTCGCCAATCCGGCGTAAAACGCGCCATCGTACTCTCCGGATGGATAGCCCACCTGCTGAGCTCCGTGCAGCCGGAGAAGAAATTTGAGGCGCTTAAAGGAGTCTCCGTTACCTTTGTACGACCAGGGCCGTTCTACAGTAATTTCTATCACATGAAAGAGATGATCCGCCAGCAGGGCATGATCGTTTCCAATTATGGTGGAACAGACAGGATCGCCTTCGTAGCACCCGAAGACATCGCCGCCGCTATCGCAGCAGAGATGAACACTCCTGCCACTCCCGGGGCTAAACCGCTGTACGTGGTCAGCGAAGAAATGACCTGTACACAGGCCGCCGGCATAATAGGAGCAGCTATCGGCATACCAGACCTCCAATGGATAATACTCCCCGGAGACCAGGTACAACAAGTGCTCGAAGCAAACGGCATATCCCCCGAAGCTGCCGGACTACTGGTAGAAATGCAGGAAATGATGCACAACGGTAAAGCACAAAAAGACTACGACCAGCACACACCGGTAACAGGCAAACGGAAACTGCAGGACTTCGCCAGGGAATACGCCACCTGGTATCACCAAAACTAA
- a CDS encoding M20 metallopeptidase family protein has translation MRIKFLLFVLLVSLASWQPKGKKVLTHELVRTTTDSIYDKLVKIRRDFHANPELAKNETRTREVIRQYLLDLGMEVDTSTYGHGIIGILKGKKPGRKIAWRAEMDALPNSFPDDVPFKSTVKGVQHGCGHDVHLAIALGIADILAKNKESLAGTAYFIFQPEEETFVGAKAMVAQGLFSKIKPDEIYGLHVTAIPVGKIVAKANEVFAYQKQVRIKLKNEVSKDEAKTLAQKINKALVRVQPNTKPWEIQHIVDPQMGLSNPNTIFKDYLIMDEKFRIYADKDALFMETYLYETNAANLQKIIPKIEQVIEAEKYKDKLLSVSFIQDNPTVINDAKLTEKASNTLSSIYGNDLISPDYGQVPYFNDDFAYFQQKVPGVYFLLGGSDFQKGIIAMNHAPNFKVDEQCIKVGVRSFTSLMIERLHKK, from the coding sequence ATGAGAATCAAATTCCTATTATTCGTACTGTTAGTAAGTCTCGCCAGCTGGCAACCAAAAGGCAAAAAAGTCTTAACACATGAATTAGTCAGAACAACAACGGACAGCATCTATGACAAACTCGTCAAAATCAGAAGGGACTTCCATGCCAATCCTGAACTAGCAAAAAATGAAACGCGCACCCGCGAAGTCATCCGGCAATATTTGCTGGACTTAGGCATGGAAGTAGACACCAGCACCTATGGGCATGGTATCATAGGTATCCTAAAAGGTAAAAAACCAGGCAGGAAGATCGCCTGGCGCGCAGAGATGGATGCCTTACCCAATAGCTTCCCCGACGACGTGCCGTTCAAGTCTACCGTAAAGGGCGTACAACATGGTTGCGGACACGATGTACATCTGGCTATCGCCCTGGGGATAGCAGACATCCTGGCAAAGAATAAAGAATCATTGGCAGGCACCGCCTACTTCATCTTCCAACCAGAGGAAGAAACATTTGTTGGCGCCAAAGCCATGGTAGCCCAGGGCTTGTTCTCTAAAATAAAGCCGGATGAGATCTATGGTCTGCACGTAACGGCAATACCGGTAGGAAAGATCGTCGCTAAAGCCAATGAAGTATTCGCCTATCAGAAGCAGGTAAGGATCAAACTGAAAAACGAAGTATCCAAAGATGAAGCAAAAACATTGGCGCAAAAGATCAACAAGGCTTTAGTCCGTGTACAACCCAATACTAAGCCTTGGGAGATACAGCACATCGTCGATCCTCAAATGGGGCTGTCCAATCCCAATACCATCTTTAAGGACTACCTTATCATGGATGAGAAATTCAGGATCTATGCAGACAAAGACGCGCTCTTTATGGAAACATATTTATATGAGACCAACGCCGCTAATCTACAAAAGATTATCCCGAAGATCGAACAAGTGATCGAAGCAGAAAAGTATAAAGACAAGCTATTATCTGTATCATTCATTCAGGACAACCCAACCGTTATAAACGATGCAAAGTTGACTGAAAAAGCCTCCAATACACTAAGCAGCATCTATGGCAATGATCTGATATCGCCAGACTACGGACAAGTTCCCTACTTCAATGATGATTTCGCCTACTTCCAACAAAAAGTACCAGGTGTGTATTTCCTTTTAGGGGGTTCTGATTTCCAAAAGGGAATTATCGCCATGAATCATGCGCCTAATTTTAAGGTGGATGAACAGTGTATAAAAGTAGGTGTCAGAAGTTTCACCTCTTTGATGATCGAAAGACTTCACAAGAAATAA
- a CDS encoding porin family protein: protein MKNILRIAACSASLLFVQQSIVKAQVDLGVKAGISIPNLTGGKSDNPINSGYGSRSGLDIAIHAEFHLTKQFSIQPELRYSQQGGKKNGKQAFTPPAALTQGVPPEMVPKYFYADYKSEAKINYLMLPILAKYNFRLGEHWGLYVAAGPFVSLRLSAKNVTEGTSTIYLDDAHTQPLPLPGGQVLPPQSFDRTVDIKNEIRPFNAGIDGHVGVAYRWARSSVFIEGGGNYGFINIQENDINGKNNTGAAVVVAGYSFRICK, encoded by the coding sequence ATGAAAAACATCCTGCGCATTGCGGCATGCAGTGCAAGTTTACTTTTTGTCCAACAATCCATCGTGAAGGCCCAGGTAGATCTGGGAGTTAAGGCTGGTATCAGCATTCCCAATCTGACCGGTGGTAAATCGGACAATCCTATTAACAGCGGCTATGGTTCCCGGTCGGGACTGGATATAGCCATACATGCTGAATTTCATCTGACCAAACAGTTCTCTATACAGCCGGAGTTGCGTTATTCGCAGCAGGGCGGTAAAAAGAATGGCAAACAAGCATTTACGCCACCGGCAGCGCTTACGCAAGGTGTGCCGCCGGAGATGGTGCCTAAGTATTTTTACGCTGATTACAAAAGTGAGGCAAAGATCAACTACCTGATGTTGCCGATACTGGCGAAGTATAACTTCCGGCTCGGTGAGCATTGGGGGCTGTATGTAGCGGCAGGACCTTTTGTGAGCCTGCGTCTGAGTGCCAAGAATGTAACGGAGGGCACCAGTACTATTTACCTGGACGATGCACATACGCAGCCGCTCCCGTTGCCGGGCGGGCAGGTGTTGCCGCCACAATCCTTTGATCGTACGGTGGATATCAAAAATGAGATCCGTCCGTTCAATGCCGGTATAGACGGGCATGTAGGTGTGGCCTACAGATGGGCGCGTAGCAGTGTGTTCATCGAAGGCGGTGGCAACTATGGATTCATCAATATTCAGGAAAATGACATCAATGGTAAGAACAATACCGGTGCTGCGGTGGTAGTGGCCGGGTATTCTTTCCGTATCTGTAAGTAA
- a CDS encoding VOC family protein, with protein MTPECAATIFSVSDLAASLKYYVDTLGFAIDFEYGAIAGLYYGNVLLQLSGPDHAGNRKATGEGHMYVFCDEVDQYFQDIVAKGALAIVAPADREYGMRDFAIRDADGNILAFGKANHS; from the coding sequence ATGACACCTGAATGTGCAGCCACCATCTTCTCCGTCAGCGACCTGGCAGCTTCGCTGAAGTATTACGTAGATACCCTGGGATTCGCCATCGACTTTGAGTATGGCGCCATCGCTGGTTTGTACTATGGGAATGTCTTACTGCAACTGTCCGGCCCCGATCATGCCGGCAACAGGAAAGCAACCGGCGAAGGTCATATGTACGTCTTCTGTGATGAAGTAGACCAGTATTTCCAAGACATTGTTGCCAAAGGCGCCCTCGCCATCGTCGCACCGGCCGACCGGGAGTATGGTATGCGGGATTTTGCCATCCGCGATGCAGATGGGAATATCCTCGCATTTGGTAAAGCTAACCATAGCTGA